One region of Limnospira fusiformis SAG 85.79 genomic DNA includes:
- a CDS encoding Npun_F0813 family protein → MFILKRQDVEISTIQHPNRDQQIPILYYQGQTFRLMKVFTVQQENEARAYWRDLTDNKGKACVLLEEPERYSVWGKVRLEQLGSEGGGGTDAKVSGLIRASLLVLQAVYFDVEDLLGSRQAVAFEKDLLKILQKGKFPAHDNSEAVKTLLTKDPLESLQIPSWNENNLKTLLEEVYRLGKSYFGNTSFAEGLDEVLQDLAQEDRDSFISWLGESTLGNLWEIS, encoded by the coding sequence ATGTTTATTCTGAAACGACAGGATGTTGAGATCTCCACGATCCAACACCCCAATCGGGATCAACAGATTCCCATTCTCTATTATCAAGGGCAGACGTTCCGTCTGATGAAGGTTTTTACTGTTCAGCAAGAAAACGAAGCCAGAGCTTATTGGCGAGACTTGACTGATAACAAGGGTAAAGCCTGCGTACTACTCGAAGAACCAGAACGCTATAGTGTTTGGGGTAAAGTTCGCCTTGAACAACTCGGTAGTGAGGGGGGTGGAGGTACTGATGCTAAGGTATCAGGCCTCATTCGCGCTTCTCTATTGGTCTTACAAGCAGTTTACTTTGATGTTGAGGATTTATTGGGGTCAAGACAAGCTGTAGCCTTTGAAAAGGATCTGCTCAAGATTCTTCAAAAAGGTAAATTTCCCGCCCATGATAACTCAGAGGCGGTCAAAACTCTTTTGACCAAAGACCCCCTGGAAAGTTTACAAATTCCTTCCTGGAATGAAAATAACCTGAAAACATTGCTAGAAGAAGTTTACCGTCTGGGTAAGAGCTACTTCGGAAATACTAGCTTTGCAGAAGGCTTAGATGAAGTTCTACAGGACTTGGCCCAAGAAGACCGGGATTCATTTATCAGTTGGCTGGGTGAATCTACTCTGGGAAATCTCTGGGAGATAAGTTAA